The proteins below are encoded in one region of Triticum aestivum cultivar Chinese Spring chromosome 1B, IWGSC CS RefSeq v2.1, whole genome shotgun sequence:
- the LOC123098034 gene encoding uncharacterized protein, producing MEKVLAFSILSASPADIAAGAGAGASWARFSWQGRKLQDDGQARAGQEGKQGGPPSEAEQQPDKGRSPTLRPRFAPEFDGIDCFETIVCH from the coding sequence ATGGAGAAGGTGTTAGCCTTCTCCATCCTGAGCGCGTCGCCGGCCGAcatcgccgccggcgccggcgccggggccAGCTGGGCTCGGTTCTCCTGGCAGGGGAGGAAGCTGCAGGACGACGGCCAGGCCAGAGCAGGGCAAGAGGGGAAGCAGGGCGGTCCACCGTCGGAGGCGGAGCAGCAGCCGGACAAGGGGAGATCGCCGACGTTGCGGCCGCGGTTCGCGCCGGAGTTCGACGGGATCGACTGCTTCGAGACCATCGTGTGCCACTGA